CTTATGGACGTGGCGTTGCACAGGACCATAGGTGTGCGCGACCTTATCCATGAAGGCCGTGTTGACCCGGTAGGTGCCGTACCCTTCATTTGAGAACTCGGTCAGCAACTCATCAAAACACTGGTAGGCGGCCTTTGTCATGGCCGGATCCGTTTTGTCATAGAGCACGTCCACGATGTGGTGCATGTCACGCATGCCCACGATGAACTCGCCGGAATAGTCCAGTCCGTATTTCCCCAGAATACGTTTGGTCATGGCCATTTGTTTGAGGGTCTCGCTTCCACGCGCCTGCGAGACCGGGGCGAACCACATGGAGCCGCCGCCGCCGCGCCAGTTGTAGAGCGAGAATTCCTTGAGAGTCATGTCTCCGCGCATCAGTGCGGCGCGATACTGGAAGGCCGGATCGTCAGCCGCTTCCTGTTCCGTCAGAATCTTTGCCTTACCGGATTTGCTGAACGAGTCCGTCACGATCTTCCAATTCACGTCGATCTGTTCCTGCGTGCCGTACAGCGCCGCATAGACATTCCAGGCCCCTAGCTTGTGGTCCTTCATGATCTGCCGCACCGCGTCATCGGTGATCGCCCCGGTGCCTGTCACATAGTCGCTCCGCTTGGCCTTCGTTGGCGCTTCATAGAGCGCATGGGCGATCACGATCGCATTGGGGATGACCCCGCTGATGCGAAGCGGCCTAATAGTCTCGACGATTTCCACGATATCGTCTTCATTCTCGTACTGAATGACGAACGGTTTGAAGGCGGGAGGGGCGGGCATCAGCCAGAATCCGAATTTGGTCACGATGCCGTAATTGGATTGGGTAAAGATCCCATCCAGATACGGTCCATATCCCCACTTGAAGACCTGCCAGGTGTTGGACTTCGGCAGCGAGCCCATCCCCGTGCGCAACACCTCGCCGTTCGCGAGGACGACTTCCATCCCGCAGGCAAAGAGAAAATGTTCTCCATAGGGCGTATACCCGACGCCGCGATCCAACGTATTGCCGGTCGGCCCGGCAATGGCAGAAGGGGCGGGACAGGAGAGCCAGAGCGGATACTTGTGTTCCTGTATGTAATCGTAGAGCTGTTTGTACGTGACACCCGGTTCGACGAGGGCGAAACAGAGATCCGGATCGACTTCCAGAATGCGGTTCATCCGTTTCAGATCGAGCACCACCTGACCCCGTTCGGCCGGCGCGGCAGAACCATACCCGAAGTTCCGACCGGTCGAGATCATCCAGATCGGGACTGTATATTTGTTGCAGACCGCGACAATCTTCTGGATCTGTTCGACCGTCGTAGCCTGGAGCGCGGCCGAAGGAGTATGGTCCGCGTCCGGGACCGGCATCATGGTCTTGATGTAAGGGGCAAGCTGTTCCGCCGTGACAAGGACGGAATCCTGGCCCAGGATACTGCGGAATTCGGCGATCGCTGCCTCAAAGGTTTTCTCCGAGACACCTTTCGGTAGCGCGATAAATTTGCTGGCCATGCTGATCCTCCTGTGCGCCTAAAGATCCATCACGAATGAGACGAATCGTTGTGTGGAACGCAATGGATTAGGATTGAACGTTCGAGAGACGAACGCGCGGGTAGAGCAGACTTCCTGAACCTCATTCACCCCAAGAGCCGAAGCCGCCACCGCATAACCCACGGATTCCACCCACTGTCGAGACTGCCGCGAGACCGTTTCACTTGCAGAGATGGGGGGTGGGATGGGCGTCCATCCCTCACCTCCAGTCAAGCCCAGCTGTGCACATCCTTCCAGGAGCGACAGTCCCGAACAGTGGAGATGCATCGCGTCGGATCCGGCACGCCGATAGGAGGAAAATCCCGATGCAGACCAGCCGCTCGGCATGCTCGTGGCAGATGATTCGTTGAGGAAGCTTTCGGTAATCGAAAAACTTTCACGTGCCGCGATGAGTCGGGAAGCGAGGAAGCCACCAACACCCTGAGCAGATGAGGCCGTGAGCCACGTATGCCGAAGCGAGCAGGCCTGGTCGTTCACTGAAGCATGAGAACCGACTGAGAGGAACCGACCTCCGGATGTCCGCGCCAGTTCCTGAAACACCGCCGCACTCGCGTCGTCCATGACGGCAATCCAGCGCGCTCCGCTCGTCTGTTCAAGCAATGACACGAGCGTGCCAGGAGCGGACAGGAGTCCACCGTGCACCTTCATCATTTCCAGCTCATCGTATTCCACTTCCTGACAGGCCGCGCGGACACCGTTGGCAAACTGGTCGTCCACGTTGTTGTCTCCCAGGAAGAGCAGACACCGCTTGGGATTCCTGGTCGGCCTGTCCGCAAACGCCCACGACGGAGTCCCGAGCGCCAGCAGAGCCCCTCCCGCCAACAAACCTTTCATGAGGCTGCGTCGATCGATATCCATGTGGTGAGCCCTCCTTACTGGTTGGCTGCGGCTTTCGAGACATACTCGGCCACCCTCGCCAGCGACTCGTCGTCGATCTCCGCGGCGCGAAAGGATGGCATAGCACGGTTACCGTGGCGGACGATGAATGTGATGTAGGCGGGAGCAAGGCCACGCCCGCGAATGGTCGGGCCGACCTTGGCCTCATGACAAAACGCACAGACCTTCGCATAGACTTCGGCCCCGTCTTTCCATTGGAACCCAGGTTCGGGAGCCTCTTGAAATGTGGCCTCTGCGATGCTGAGCACATTCCCCACCACCACGAATGCCGTCAGGATCAAGGCCGGCACCGTCCATACTACTTTTAACGCTTGCATGGCGTCTCCTCCCTATCCAATCCGACCTCTACTTTCTCGCAAGCCACGGAGCTGCTCCTCTCGAACTTCTCGGCAGCAATCGTCCTGCATATCCTAAGCCAATCAATAGGGGGCGGTGGGAAGATCGCGCACAGCCCCCTCATCGATTCGACGAATGGCCCGATCCTCACCAGCACATAGCGAGCATGTCACCATTCAGACCGGGACGATCAAAAACGGCACTGTCTTTGAGGCGTCGGTGTCGGCTGGCGGGGGCATCGTTGTCGGCGCTTACGAGGAACGCCGACAACAACGGGATGAAGGCATCTTGAGTCAGTAGCCCGCAAATTTTTCAGTGCGAACATCGCTGTCTTCGATGCGGGCCTCTTTCAACATCGCCCGTAGCGCGGTCACCATACCTGGCGGGCCGACCACGTAGTAGATCGGCTTCTCCACATTCACGAGATGTTTGGAGAGCAGCGCCGCATTGATGTACCCCGTCTCGCCCTGCCAAGGTCGGGAGGATTTCTCGGGTTCGGTCATGGTGCCCACGAAGCGATAATGAGGATTCTTGTCCTGCAAAGCCTGTAGCTCCTCAAGGAACGGCGCATCCTCCGGTCGCCGATTGGAGTAGAACAGCACCATGGGGTGCGATGACCGCTGCATCGCCGCCTGCACCACCATGCTGCGAAACGGTGTAATGCCGATTCCGCCTGCCAGAAAGACGGCGGGGCGGGTCTGGTCGGCATGCAGCACCAACTTTCCGAACGGCCCTTCCATCCGGACAGTTGAGCCGAGAGGCATACGCTGCAGTTCGCGCTTGAAGGCGGTATCGCGAAGCCGGGTGGCGACCATCAGGATCGATTCCTGCGGTGCGCTCGCGATGGAAAAGGCCCTGGTATTTCCCGCCGCATCGGTCTCAGAAGGCTGCGGCAGCGTCAGGTCGACAAACTGACCCGGCGTGAAGGCAAACTGCGTCGGCTTGTCGAAGTAGAACGCCATCGTCCCTTCCGCCACCAGCCGGCGCTCTGTCAATGTGACCGAATACCCGCTCTCACCCGCCGCCTCACTCATGATTCACCTCTCGTGTCACGCGCTGCACGCCGGTCAACCAGGAGCTCAAAGCGACTTGTGGGTCCCGTCGCAGAACGGCGGGTTCTTGGTGTGCTTACACTGGCACAACGCCACGGTTTTCTTTTCGGTTGTCGTGAACTCCATAGGCGTGAAACTGGTTCCCTTGTGAGACCCATCACAAAACGGTTGCTTCTTCGAGCGCCCGCACCGGCACCAATAGTACGTCCCGGCTTCCAACTCCATGACCGCCGGCTGCTTCGCTGCAATGACTGGTTCTTCCATGCTCTGCCCTCCTGTTTAATTGAATGTTTTCATTTCCACACGCATTCTTGCCCCACCGGGCTCCGATCGCTCATACGCGTCAGAGGCAAATCTCCTGCCATCTCCAGCAGGCGAGGAGCTCGCTCTGTCACTTGCCGGTACCATGAGAACCGACACCGTTGAGGAGAAATGCGCCAGCCTCCGTCTGCGTCCTGCAGCAGAAAGGGGCACGGGTGATCCAGCCCGGCACGTGTCGACCAGACCTAGGTCCTTTTTCCCATCCTGCTAGAGCGACAGTGGCTTGATCGGCGACACGACCGCCGCCGGGTTGTTCTTCCACAAGGCCTCATCGGCATCCACGTAGACCTCGACTTCGTTGCCGTCCGGATCGCGGAGGTAGAGGCTCTGGCTCACGGTATGGTCGCTCATGCCGTCGATGACGACACCTGCCGCTTCCAGTTCCTGTTTCGCCGCACGAAGCTCATCCAGGCTGTCGCCGACCTTGATACCGATATGATAGAGCCCGCGCCGTCGGCCTTGCGGAGGAGCCGGCGCATCGCCGACTTGAATCAACAGCAACTCGTGATGCGTCCGACCAGAGGTCAGTGCCGCAGCGGCGCCGTTGAAAATCCGCCCGACTTCCTGAAAGCCCAGGAGATCGCGATAGAACGCCAGCGAGCGCTGGAGATCCTTGACGTAGAACACCACATGCCCGAGATAGTGCGCCTTCATGATTTCCTTTCCTGTTCGTGAAGCGTCGCTCGGCTCTCGTCCTCACATGACGGCGAGTGTCCCTTTCACACGATCCACCTACGATGGTGCCCGTAGGATCGGACGGCCGTTACCGGAGCAAGGCCCTGACCGCCGCATGCGCCAGCACCACATCCGGCTCACGCTGCAACGCATCGTAATAATGTCTACCGAAACCATCGCCCTCTTCCGAGGGCGTTAACATGGTCCGTATGGAGTCGATAGCCACGGTCATCTCCGTCCGATCCTCGATCTCATCTTGCTCCGACAATTCATCGATCTTGACCATCAATTGAGACAAGGGCCGCAGCCAGGCGAACCATGCGTCACCCAACACGAGCTGAAAGAATGCGCCGCTCGTCTCGATCCGCCCATGCACCCGTTCATAGGAGACCCGTTCGCTGTCCAGCAGAGCCTTGTGCAAGCGCAGCAACGACCGCGACAGGTTACCCAAATGTGCGCGCATGTGATGGTCGCCCGGCATGATGTCGCCTCCTTGCGAATCGGTCTCGCTCATCCTGTTGGTTCACTGTCGAGTTGGTGCGCCTTCCGGCCGCCACGGGCCAGTGGTGGCTCGGCCAGCCGTCCCTCGACCATCAGCCGCGCCATCTCCACGGCGCGGGAGACCAGCGCCTGCGCACCATCCCGCAATTCACGGCTGCGCTGCACTTCGGAATTGTTCCGTTCCATGTCTTCCGCGCTCCATCCCCGTGAATGGGCGATGAACGGGAATTGAGGAAACTGGCAGCCGACCTCAGCAAAGAAGGTCATCATTTGTCCCGCAACGCCCTGCACATTGTCCTGCCCGCCCATGATGATGAACGCGGCCACCTTGTTCTTGAGCAGATGCCGGTTCGCGACCGTCTCCTGGTTCTGAATGCAATTCATGCGTTCAACCATTTTGTAGTAGAGACTGCTGGCGCCGCCCCATCTGATCGGGGTGGAAACCAAAATCACGTCCGCCCAGTGCACAACCCCTTCGTACACCTGCTCCATCTGGTCGGCCGGATCCATCTGGGTAATGGAACAGGGCCAGGTGCAGGCTTCCGCCGCCTTGGAATAGAACCCTTCACAAGGCCTGAACGACAGGTCGCGCAGCTTGATGAGCCGCGTGTCGGCCTGGAGTTGCTCGCGCGCGTGTCCCAAGGCGACTTCCAGTAGGGCGTCGGAGGCGCTATAGCGCGGTTGGTCGACCGTCATCGCCGTGGTGGCGAGGCCCAACACGCGAATCGGACCCTCGCCGCGCACGATCGGACGGGCCAAGGGATGGGATGTCTTCGGTAACTTCTTCCGCTTGGTGGCCGACGCCAGATCGACGTACAGGCGTCCCCCGTCAATCATCAGCGAATAGCTGGGCACGCAGTCCCCCTCATACCCCGGTTCACCCTGACCCGTCTGGCGATGAAATTTCCAGTAGTGCCAGGGACAGACCACATAGTCGCCGTCGAGCCGACCCTGTCCCAGCGGCCCGCCGATGTGATTGCAGATGCCCGAAATGGCCGCAAACCTGCCGTCGTGATAACTCAGGGCGAGTGTGGTCTTGCCACAGACGACTTCCTGCAGCGGCTTCTGCTTCAGCTCGTCGACCTGACCGACTTCAGTCCAATTCGCATCCGGCACGGGATCTCCCTCTCAGGTGAAGCGTAGACGACCGGGACTAGCAGGCTGCGGAAACACTCGATGATTGCGTCATACGTCGCATTTCGCACACGGGCCGTCTCGCGTCAGAATCGCCCGCAGGATGTGCAAAAGGGCCGTCCAGCAAGGCCGCAGCGAAGGCAGAGGCGAATCGTTCATTCTTACCCGCCCACCCCGAGCCTGCCAAGACAGGCTCTTGTCCCGTGGCCGTATGGTGAGCCTCTGAGGTGCGCGAGACGACGAATAAGTCGTCTCATGATTGCGCACGGGCGTGAGTCGGTGAGCGCCCAGTGTCTTGCGAGAACGCCGCTGGCGGACTTTTTCCGCATCCTGCTAGAAACGCTTCTCTTCCAGATCGTACACATCGAAGTAGGTATACACCGGGCGATGCGTCGGCACGTATTTCGGGATGTAGTCTTCCATATAGGCCTGCACCGACGGAGCCATCTCGGACAGACGCAGGTCCCGCATCTTGTTATTCCACTCAATGATGGCCTGTCGGTCTTGCACCTTGCTGTGGACCTTGAGCCATGTACCAAGCTCTTCGTCCGTCGCTCCGGTTGCCACGACCTCCTTGAACTGGTCAGGAGCGATCCCCGTATAGGCGAATAACAGGCTCGCCAGGGAACAGGGCCAGTAGTTGTACTCCCCATTGATGCCCAACAAGAACGCCCGGCATTTATCCGCGCAGCGAGCAGCGATCACATATCCGCCGAGCATTTCCCTCGGGCTGCGAGGATAGGTCTTGGTGAGATCCTTCGCCAGCTTGCGGACCTGTTCCATACCAATCATGTGGTCGCTCCTTTTCCTGCTCTCGTGCGCGAGGGCTTGGAGAATGTGATGCCCGTTTTTTGAACTTCCTGATAGGGGAGGAGCCACACCAATGACTCATCCGACAGGTCGCCGACCTGGATACGATTCCCCCAGGGGTCGCGGAAATCACAGCGGAAATGCGGCGCCATCTTCAATTTGTATTTCTTGGTGAGTTTTCGCCGTACCTCTTTGATCTGCTCCGCATCGCGAACCATCAACCCGAAATGCTTCACGCGGTCAGGCTGCAACTGCTCGACTTCAAAAATGGCCATGAATTGATGCTCGCCGAGCTTGCACCATGCGGCGCCTTCGCCACCGCGCAACATTTCGAGCCCGAATACATCCGAATAAAACTTCACCGCCTCCTTGGCGTCGGTGACTTCAATGACGATGTGGTTACATCCGTAGACGTGGACCGCCATGTTCGTTGCTCCTTACGCACTCGCCTGGTTGATCGCGGCGACAAATGTCTCGACCGGCTGCGCCCCCGACACTGTGGCCTTTCCGTTCAAGACGAAGTAGGGGACGCCTCTGATCCCCAATTGCCGCCCACGGGCCTCTTCCTGTCGCACGCCCTCCACCCCGTCGTTCGACTCCAGGAACCGACCAACCGCCGCCCCGTCCAATCCAGCCCCGGCGGCCAGCGAGATCAGCTGGTCGGCCTCACCCACATTCACGCCCTCCATGAAATACCCGTAAAACAAGGCCTCGACCAACGCGTCTTGCCGACCCTGTTGTTGAGCAAACCACACGAGCCGATGCGCATCGAACGTGTTCGGGGTGCGCGTGATTCGGCCGAACGCGAACTCGATGCCTGCACTGACTCCTGCGACGGTGATGCGATCGTGGATCGCTTGCACCTCTTCCGGCCCGCCGAACTTCGTCTCGAGATACACACGGCGATCTATACCGACTTTGGGCATGGTCGGGTTCAGCTGGAACGGGCGCCAGAAGACACGAGCGCGTTCTTGCGCCTGCGCCGATTCGAGCGCCTGTTCCAACCGCCGCTTCCCGATGTAACACCAGGGGCAGACCACGTCCGAATAGATGTCGATGGTGAGCGATCTCTCGCTCATGACAAATGGCCCATCTTTCCGGCCTGGTAATCATGCACCGCCTGAATGATCTCTTCTCGCGTGTTCATCACAAACGGTCCATACCGCGCAATCGGCTCCTCGATCGGCTGACCGCTCATCACGAGCAGGGTGCTGTCCTGCTTGGCCTCGAGCGTCACCCGCTCACCGCGCTTCCCGAGGAGTGCGAGTTCCACGTCGCCCACGGCTTGCGTGCCGTTCACCACGACCTGTCCGTGCAGCACAAAGACCGACGAATTAAACCCGTCGGGCAATGCCAGTTCCACCTGGTGCCCCGCCGTCAGCCGCACATCATACAGATGAACCGGGCTGAACGTCCTCGCAGGACCGTTCACGCCCCGAAACGTGCCGGCGATCACCCGAAGCCGGCCGGCGCCTCCGCCAAGATCAACTGACGGGATGTCTTCCTTCACCAACGTCTGATACCGTGGCGTCGTCATTTTGAAGGCCTTCGGCAAATTCACCCACAGCTGAATGCCTTCCAGCAACCCACCCTGCCGTGCGAATTCCTTTTCGTGCAGCTCTTCATGCACGACCCCGGATGCGGCCGTCATCCACTGCACATCACCGGGCCCGATGACACCGCCGCTGCCCGTCGAATCCCGGTGCGCCACCTTTCCATGATACATGATCGTCACCGTTTCGAACCCGCGATGCGGATGTTCTCCCACCCCGCGTTGTCTGGCGCTGGGCGGAACCTGGTCGGGCCCCATATAGTCGAGCATCAAGAACGGAGACAGCTGTTCGTCGACACCGGCGCCCGGAATCATATTGCGCACAGGAAATCCATCACCCACCATATGATGCGAGCCCGGCTGATAGACACCGACCAGTTCTTTCGTTCCGATTGTCTCTGTGTGCATCTCGGCCTCCTTTCTTACGCCATCCCTCGCGCGGCTTCGGCTAAGGAGATGGTTCCGCGCACCACTGCCTTGGGAAACTCATACCCGATCGTGCCCTTGGAGAAGGAGGTGTACATCTCTTCGAACAGCCTTGCCGCCTCATCAGAAAACCCGAATGAGGTCATGGTCGGCACGACAGCACTGAGCGGCGCAGCCTGTGACTCGACCTTGCGCCCGAGGATCCGGCCGAATTCCACCGCCACCTGCTCCGGACTGTACTCCTCCGGGCCTGCAAGTTCCACAATCTCATGCCCCGATCCACCGGCCATCAATCGCTCCGCCGCCACCCGGCCGATGTCGCTCGTCGAAATCATCGGTATGCTGGCCTGCGGGGGTATGAAGGTGGGGAGCACCCCCTGTTCCCTCGCCATGCCGAGACCAATCGCCCAATTCTCCATGAAATAGCACGGACGCAACACCGTCAGATTGCGCGTCACCACACCCAACTGTTGCTCACCATACCGAACTGCTCGGATCGGCCCGGTCCCATCCGGAAGCTGCGCGCCGACAGACGACAACAATAGGACCTGTGCCACACCGCCGGCTTTCACCGCTTCCGCCGCCTGGTCCACCCGTTTCCGCTGTTCCGCGATCCAGGATGAGGCGCCATAGTTTGGCGGAATCAGCAGATACAGACCTGAAGCGCCTTGCACGGCTCGCGTCAAGGCCGGCACATCATCCAGCGAAGCGACAGCCACCTCCGCCCCCTTGGTGCGCCATGCCGCGCCTTGGTCAGCCGATCGCACCACCACCCTCACCGGCTGCTTGCGCGCCAGCAATGTCTCTGCCACAACCTTTCCCGTATGTCCGGTCACTCCCAGTACGACAAACATTGCTCTCGCTCCTTTCCCCCGTCAGTCAAGTCGGCCCGCCACGAGCTTGTCCAGCACCCGGCTTCCGTCATCGGCAAGGCCGCCGCCTTTCCGACCGGCTCTCATCAGAGTCAGTATAATAGTTCTAGTTAGAACAAAGTCAACCCCTCGCATGCGATCGAGCATCGCTGGATGGTTCGAGGGCCGGTGACTCTCGACTGGCGGCACACCGAGCCGGGCACCACGCGCCGGAGCATCTTATCCTCGTGGAGGACACGAACAGGAGAGGATGCAAGCGTCGCGCCGACAGTCACAGCGGCGAGGGAATTGGAGCAGAGCACACCTATTCACTCACGAAGGCAGGCGGTCTGAGCACGCCGGACGACGCCAGCAACAGGATGGGGAGTGATTTCAGGGTGACGAATCGGGGTGGAACGGCCAGGCGGCGGGAGACTGCGTTACTTTCGGCTCTTGATCGCCCGCTCCACCTCGCGCCCCGCTTCACGCGCCTTGATGGATTCACGACGATCGTACTGTTTCTTTCCCTTGGCCAACGCCAGTTCCACCTTGGCATGCCCACGCTTCGAAAAGTAGATACGTAACGGCACGAGGGTCAGACCCTTGAGCTGAGTCTTCCCGATCAGCTTATTGATCTCCTTGCGATGCAGGAGCAGCTTCCGCTTGCGAAGCGGATCATGATTCATGAGGTTGCCGTGCGAATAGGGGCTGATGTGACAATGATTCAAATAGACCTCACCGTCATCGACCGAGGCATAACTGTCTTGCAGGTTCACCCGCCCTTCTCGCAGGGACTTGACCTCCGTCCCCCGTAAGATGACGCCGGCTTCGAATTTCTCCTCGATAAAATAGTCGTGGTAGGCCTTCCGGTTGGTGGCCACTACCTTGAATTGATCGTCTTGACCCTGTGTCTTCGTCATCGTGGTTCGCCGGCGGCTATTTCCGCCGGGCGCATTTTGTTATGATGCCCCATGCGAGGACAGAGCAGGCTCGATTCATTCGGTACGATTTTGGCCGGGGTGGCTCACCGGCTGGGCCTGGAGAGCAAACTCTTCGAGGCCCGTCTGCGACGTCACTGGCCTGAAATCGTGGGCGAGCCCATTGCCACGCACACACGCCCTGACCAAGTCCGCTTTAAGAAGCTCTACATCCTCGTACACAACTCGGTCTGGCTGCAACAACTCACCTTCCTCAAACCCGAGCTGCTGGACAAGGTCAACTCGATGGCCGGAGAGAAGCTGGTGACGGAACTCGTGCTGCGCATCGGAGACGTGTCCCTGGACCGCGCCTCACAGCCGATGGCATCAGCGCCCGAGGCCGGACCGCCGCAGCCGAGTGCCGAACTCCTTCGAGAAGCGACACTGCATACACAAGGAATTCAGGATCAGGCTCTGCGCGAACAGCTGGCGGCCGTCATGGCGCAGGCGTTGGCGATGACACCGCCGGACTCTTCGCGGCGGGCCCCTTAAACAACTGCCGCGAATAGACCGCGGTTGCCGCGCTGTCTTTGCCTTTGGGAACCGGTCCGATCCGGCCCTCTTCTTCCTGCTCGTCCAGCTTGTAAAACCCTCGCACTGATCCTTCGAATCCGTCCCGCACCGCCGGGTCTTCGCCCGTCACATACTTGTGCAGCATCTCGGGCTCCGTCCACCCCTCATCCGTGAAGACGTATATCGCGATACGTTGGTAGCGCCCTTTCGGATCATCTCCGGTAGTCGGACGGATTTTCATCGGGCCGAAATTTCGTGTCTCCGCACCGACCTTGCGGAAGCGTTCGAGCAGGGTTTCGATTTCGGTGTCGCTGGTCCAGGGCGGGACGTGCACCGCCACGATTGAGCCTTCCTGGGAGCCGATGCTGTAGGGAGGAATGGAACGATCAGGCCGGCTCAGAAACATGCCGCCCCAAATTAACGCAAAGGAGCAGAAGAGCACCCCCAGCGCCATCTTCACCACCGTATCCAGCGGACGCTTGGCAGGGGGGCCGGCGGGAGCCGCGGCCGGCGGCGGAGTCTGATGATTCATGACCATGGTGAAGCGGGCCGCTCGAATTCAAGCGGCTCACGGAGTGATTACTCGCCCTCGTCGGGCACCCCTTCTTCGCGTTCGACGAGTCGTACCACCGCAACCACGCGATCCTCATCGCCATCCACGTCGAGCAAGCGAACGCCCTGGGTATTGCGCCCGATTTCCCGGATGTCGTCGACCTTGCAGCGCAGCACCTTTCCTTGAGCCGCCATCACCATGATCTCATCTTCGCCGCGTACCTGGAGGAATCCGACCGCAGGCCCGTTCCGTTCCGTGGTTTTGACACTGATGATGCCTTTACCACCTCGGCCCTGCACCCGATACTCATTCACCGGCGTCCGCTTGCCGTATCCGCCCTCGGTGACGGTCAGAATGGCGGTCGTTGAGTCGGGGGTGATGGTCTCCATGCCGATGACCTCATCACCCGGCTCCAACGTGATCCCGCGCACCCCGTGAGCCGTCCGTCCCATGGCACGCACATCTTCTTCTTTGAATCGAATGGTAATACCCTGCTTTGTGCCCAGCAGAATTTC
The sequence above is drawn from the Nitrospira defluvii genome and encodes:
- a CDS encoding DUF721 domain-containing protein, encoding MRGQSRLDSFGTILAGVAHRLGLESKLFEARLRRHWPEIVGEPIATHTRPDQVRFKKLYILVHNSVWLQQLTFLKPELLDKVNSMAGEKLVTELVLRIGDVSLDRASQPMASAPEAGPPQPSAELLREATLHTQGIQDQALREQLAAVMAQALAMTPPDSSRRAP
- a CDS encoding NmrA family NAD(P)-binding protein, yielding MFVVLGVTGHTGKVVAETLLARKQPVRVVVRSADQGAAWRTKGAEVAVASLDDVPALTRAVQGASGLYLLIPPNYGASSWIAEQRKRVDQAAEAVKAGGVAQVLLLSSVGAQLPDGTGPIRAVRYGEQQLGVVTRNLTVLRPCYFMENWAIGLGMAREQGVLPTFIPPQASIPMISTSDIGRVAAERLMAGGSGHEIVELAGPEEYSPEQVAVEFGRILGRKVESQAAPLSAVVPTMTSFGFSDEAARLFEEMYTSFSKGTIGYEFPKAVVRGTISLAEAARGMA
- the smpB gene encoding SsrA-binding protein SmpB codes for the protein MTKTQGQDDQFKVVATNRKAYHDYFIEEKFEAGVILRGTEVKSLREGRVNLQDSYASVDDGEVYLNHCHISPYSHGNLMNHDPLRKRKLLLHRKEINKLIGKTQLKGLTLVPLRIYFSKRGHAKVELALAKGKKQYDRRESIKAREAGREVERAIKSRK